From the Rhodanobacter soli genome, one window contains:
- the fusA gene encoding elongation factor G — MARTTPIDRYRNFGIMAHIDAGKTTTTERILFYTGVSHKIGEVHDGAATMDWMEQEQERGITITSAATTAFWKGMDRSMPEHRFNIIDTPGHVDFTIEVERSLRVLDGAVFVLCAVGGVQPQSETVWRQANKYKVPRLAFVNKMDRTGANFDKVVEQLKARLGAHPVPMQVPIGAEDGFEGVVDLLKMKAIIWDMESQGMKFEYQDIPANLADKAAEAHSFMVESAAEATEELMNKYLEGGDLSEAEIIAGLRQRTLANEIIPVFCGTAFKNKGVQAMLDAVVQLLPSPADRPPVAGIDENDQEATRKADDAAPFSALAFKIMTDPFVGSLTFFRVYSGTLNSGDAVYNPVKSKKERIGRILQMHANERQELKEVHAGDIAAAVGLKDVTTGDTLCAQDHVITLERMTFPEPVISMAVEPKTKSDQEKMGIALGRLAAEDPSFRVRTDEESGQTIISGMGELHLDILVDRMRREFNVEANVGKPQVAYRETIRASDVKSDYKHAKQSGGKGQYGHVVIELSPMTEADRADPNVKDDFLFINDITGGVIPKEFIPSVEKGLRETITSGPLAGFPVVGVKVKLVFGSYHDVDSSEMAFKLAASMAFKQGFNKANPVLLEPIMKVEVVTPEEYVGDVMGDMSRRRGLLQGQDDTPSGKTIDAMVPLGEMFGYATTIRSLTQGRATFTMEFDHYAEAPNNIAEQVMKKA, encoded by the coding sequence ATGGCACGCACCACTCCAATCGATCGCTACCGCAATTTCGGCATCATGGCCCACATCGATGCCGGCAAGACCACCACCACGGAGCGCATCCTGTTCTACACCGGCGTCAGTCACAAGATTGGCGAGGTGCACGACGGTGCGGCCACGATGGACTGGATGGAGCAGGAGCAGGAGCGCGGCATCACCATCACGTCGGCGGCGACGACGGCGTTCTGGAAAGGCATGGATCGTTCCATGCCCGAGCATCGATTCAACATCATCGACACCCCGGGACACGTGGACTTCACCATCGAAGTCGAGCGTTCGCTGCGCGTGCTTGACGGCGCGGTGTTCGTGCTGTGCGCGGTCGGCGGTGTGCAGCCGCAGTCCGAGACCGTATGGCGTCAGGCCAACAAGTACAAGGTGCCGCGCCTCGCCTTCGTCAACAAGATGGACCGCACCGGCGCCAACTTCGACAAGGTGGTTGAGCAGCTGAAGGCCCGTCTTGGCGCCCATCCGGTGCCGATGCAGGTGCCGATCGGTGCCGAGGACGGCTTCGAGGGCGTGGTCGACCTGCTCAAGATGAAGGCGATCATCTGGGACATGGAGTCCCAGGGCATGAAGTTCGAATACCAGGACATCCCTGCGAATCTGGCCGACAAGGCTGCAGAGGCGCACAGCTTCATGGTGGAGTCGGCTGCCGAAGCCACCGAAGAGCTGATGAACAAGTATCTCGAAGGCGGCGACCTCAGCGAAGCCGAGATCATCGCCGGTCTGCGCCAGCGCACGCTCGCGAACGAGATCATCCCGGTGTTCTGTGGTACCGCGTTCAAGAACAAGGGCGTCCAGGCGATGCTCGACGCGGTGGTGCAGTTGCTGCCGTCGCCTGCCGACCGCCCGCCGGTCGCTGGCATCGACGAGAACGATCAGGAAGCCACGCGCAAGGCGGATGACGCCGCGCCGTTCTCCGCGCTTGCGTTCAAGATCATGACCGACCCGTTCGTCGGTTCGCTGACGTTCTTCCGTGTCTACTCGGGCACGCTGAACTCCGGCGATGCCGTGTACAACCCGGTCAAGAGCAAGAAGGAGCGCATCGGCCGCATCCTGCAGATGCACGCGAACGAGCGTCAAGAACTGAAGGAAGTGCATGCAGGCGACATCGCCGCGGCAGTCGGCCTGAAGGACGTGACGACCGGGGACACGCTGTGCGCGCAGGACCACGTCATCACCCTGGAGCGCATGACGTTCCCGGAGCCGGTGATCTCGATGGCGGTCGAGCCGAAGACCAAGTCGGACCAGGAAAAGATGGGCATCGCCCTCGGTCGTCTGGCAGCGGAAGATCCGTCTTTCCGTGTGCGTACGGATGAAGAGTCGGGCCAGACGATCATCTCCGGCATGGGCGAGTTGCACCTGGACATCCTGGTCGACCGCATGCGCCGCGAGTTCAATGTCGAGGCCAACGTCGGCAAGCCGCAGGTGGCTTACCGCGAGACGATCCGTGCGTCGGACGTCAAGTCGGACTACAAGCACGCCAAGCAGTCGGGCGGCAAGGGCCAGTACGGTCACGTCGTGATCGAGCTGTCGCCGATGACCGAGGCCGATCGTGCCGATCCGAACGTGAAGGATGACTTCCTCTTCATCAACGACATCACCGGTGGCGTGATTCCGAAGGAGTTCATCCCGTCGGTCGAAAAGGGCCTGCGCGAGACCATTACCAGCGGTCCGCTGGCCGGCTTCCCGGTGGTCGGCGTCAAGGTGAAACTCGTGTTCGGCTCGTATCACGACGTCGACTCGTCCGAAATGGCGTTCAAGCTCGCCGCCTCCATGGCATTCAAGCAGGGCTTCAACAAGGCCAATCCGGTGTTGCTTGAGCCGATCATGAAGGTCGAAGTGGTGACGCCGGAAGAGTACGTCGGTGACGTCATGGGCGACATGAGCCGCCGTCGCGGCCTGCTCCAGGGCCAGGACGACACGCCGTCGGGCAAGACCATCGATGCGATGGTTCCGCTGGGCGAGATGTTCGGTTATGCGACGACGATCCGTTCGCTGACCCAGGGGCGCGCCACGTTCACGATGGAATTCGACCACTACGCCGAAGCGCCGAACAACATCGCCGAGCAGGTCATGAAGAAGGCCTGA
- the rpsG gene encoding 30S ribosomal protein S7: MSRKGSHPARLVLPDPKHGSQLIARFINMVMKSGKKSVAESIVYGALQHIGEKNAEPVALVEKALNNIAPAVEVKSRRVGGATYQVPVEVRPGRRMALAMRWVIDAARKRGETSMPRKLAAELLEASESRGGAAKKREETHRMAEANKAFSHYRW, from the coding sequence ATGTCGCGTAAAGGTTCACATCCCGCCCGTCTGGTCCTGCCAGATCCCAAGCACGGCAGTCAGCTGATCGCCCGCTTCATCAACATGGTGATGAAGAGCGGCAAGAAGTCGGTCGCTGAAAGCATCGTTTACGGTGCGCTGCAGCACATTGGTGAAAAGAATGCCGAGCCGGTGGCCCTGGTCGAGAAGGCGCTGAACAACATCGCTCCGGCGGTCGAGGTGAAGTCGCGTCGTGTCGGTGGCGCCACCTACCAGGTGCCGGTCGAAGTGCGTCCGGGTCGCCGCATGGCGCTGGCGATGCGCTGGGTCATCGACGCTGCCCGCAAGCGTGGCGAGACCTCGATGCCGCGCAAGCTGGCTGCCGAGCTGCTGGAAGCTTCGGAAAGCCGCGGTGGCGCTGCGAAGAAGCGCGAAGAGACGCATCGCATGGCGGAAGCCAACAAGGCCTTCTCGCACTATCGCTGGTAA
- the rpsL gene encoding 30S ribosomal protein S12, which yields MTTVNQLVRKSRSPKTYKSGSPALQSSPQRRGVCTRVYTTTPKKPNSALRKVAKVRLTNGFEIISYIGGEGHNLQEHSVVLIRGGRVKDLPGVRYHTVRGSLDCAGVTKRRQSRSKYGAKRPKK from the coding sequence ATGACGACAGTCAACCAATTGGTGCGCAAATCCCGCAGCCCCAAGACCTACAAGAGTGGGTCGCCGGCCCTGCAGAGCAGCCCGCAGCGTCGTGGTGTCTGCACGCGCGTTTACACGACCACCCCGAAAAAGCCGAACTCGGCCCTGCGCAAGGTTGCCAAGGTGCGCCTGACCAACGGCTTCGAGATCATCAGCTACATCGGTGGTGAAGGCCACAATCTGCAGGAGCACTCGGTGGTGCTGATCCGCGGCGGTCGCGTCAAGGATCTGCCCGGTGTGCGTTACCACACGGTACGCGGCAGCCTCGACTGCGCGGGTGTGACGAAGCGGCGTCAGTCGCGCTCGAAGTACGGCGCCAAGCGCCCGAAAAAATAA
- the rpoC gene encoding DNA-directed RNA polymerase subunit beta' has protein sequence MKDLLNLFNQQRATPDFDAIKIALASPELIRSWSYGEVKKPETINYRTFKPERDGLFCAAIFGPVKDYECLCGKYKRMKHRGVVCEKCGTEVTLAKVRRERMGHIELASPTAHIWFLKSLPSRIGLMLDMTLRDIERILYFEAFVVIDPGMTALERGQLLSEDQYLEATEEHGDEFDARMGAEAVFHLLKSLDLPGEVIRLKEEIASTNSETKLKRLTKRVKLIEAFLESGNKPEWMVLTVLPVLPPDLRPLVPLDGGRFATSDLNDLYRRVINRNNRLKRLLELNAPDIIVRNEKRMLQESVDALLDNGRRGRAITGTNKRALKSLADMIKGKQGRFRQNLLGKRVDYSGRSVIVVGPTLRLHQCGLPKKMALELFKPFIFAKLQARGEATTIKAAKKLVEREEAQVWDILEEVIREHPVLLNRAPTLHRLGIQAFEPKLIEGKAIQLHPLVCTAFNADFDGDQMAVHVPLSIEAQLEARTLMMSSNNILSPANGEPIIVPTQDVVLGLYYMTRELINVKGTGMVFSGIAEARRAYDNRAVELHAKVKVRLKLVHIAEDGTRTNETKIVDTTVGRALLAEILPEGLPFELANTELTKKNISRLINSSYRLLGLKETVVFADKLMYTGYRFATRAGISIGIDDMLIPAEKKTILDEAEKEVVEIQQQYQSGLVTAGERYNKVVDIWSRTSELVAKAMIDGIGTEKVVDADGKTVNQKSMNSLYIMADSGARGSVAQIRQLAGMRGLMARPDGSIIETPIKANFREGLNVLQYFNSTHGARKGLADTALKTANSGYLTRRLVDVAQDVVITMDDCGTEDGIIMQPIVEGGDVVEPLRERVLGRVVVEDVYAPGDDDLPIVTRDTLLNEALVEKLDKAGVQIIKVRSPITCEAAHGVCKLCYGRDLARGHLVNMGEAVGVVAAQSIGEPGTQLTMRTFHIGGAASRAAAVDNVTVKTTGSLKYNNLKSVQHKQGHLVAVSRSGELSVIDSSGRERERYKVPYGATIAVKDGAPVKPGQTVANWDPHTHPIVTEVAGVVRFIDFLDGVTVQSQTDELTGLESAVVTDPKRRGAQAKDLRPIVRLEDAKGRELKLPGTDIAAQYFLPAGAIVSIQNGAEVGVGDVVARIPQESSKTRDITGGLPRVADLFEARKPKEPAILAERSGIISFGKDTKGKQRLVIKDVDGNEHEELIPKWRQVIVFEGEHVEKGETVVDGEPSPHDILRLLGVEPLASYLVKEIQDVYRLQGVKINDKHIEAIIRQMLRKVEIVEPGDSHYLRGEQIERVRINGENERAIAKGERPAEYQSILLGITKASLATESFISAASFQETTRVLTEAAVRGTRDTLRGLKENVIVGRLIPAGTGLAYHASRRRQGGLTATELETLSSSAPAASFAEAPVGNENGVE, from the coding sequence ATGAAAGACCTGCTCAATCTGTTCAACCAGCAGCGCGCGACGCCGGATTTCGACGCGATCAAGATCGCGCTCGCGTCGCCGGAGCTGATCCGCTCGTGGTCGTACGGCGAAGTGAAGAAGCCGGAAACCATCAACTACCGTACCTTCAAGCCGGAGCGTGACGGCCTGTTCTGCGCCGCGATCTTCGGACCGGTGAAGGACTACGAGTGCCTGTGCGGCAAGTACAAGCGCATGAAGCATCGCGGCGTGGTCTGCGAGAAGTGCGGCACCGAGGTCACTCTGGCCAAGGTGCGTCGCGAGCGCATGGGCCACATCGAGCTGGCCAGCCCGACCGCGCACATCTGGTTCCTCAAGTCGCTGCCCTCGCGCATCGGCCTGATGCTGGACATGACGCTGCGCGACATCGAGCGCATCCTGTACTTCGAGGCCTTCGTGGTGATCGATCCGGGCATGACCGCGCTCGAGCGCGGCCAGCTGCTCAGCGAAGACCAGTACCTGGAAGCGACCGAAGAACACGGCGACGAGTTCGACGCGCGGATGGGCGCCGAGGCGGTGTTCCACCTGCTGAAGTCGCTCGACCTGCCGGGTGAAGTCATTCGCCTGAAGGAAGAGATCGCCTCCACCAATTCCGAGACCAAGCTGAAGCGGCTGACCAAGCGCGTGAAGCTGATCGAGGCGTTCCTGGAATCCGGCAACAAGCCGGAGTGGATGGTGCTGACCGTGCTGCCCGTGCTGCCGCCGGACCTGCGTCCGCTGGTGCCGCTGGACGGTGGCCGTTTCGCGACCTCCGATCTGAACGATCTGTACCGTCGCGTCATCAACCGCAACAACCGCCTGAAGCGTCTGCTCGAACTCAATGCGCCCGACATCATCGTGCGCAACGAGAAGCGCATGCTGCAGGAATCGGTCGATGCGCTGCTCGACAACGGCCGCCGCGGCCGTGCCATCACCGGCACCAACAAGCGTGCGCTGAAGTCGCTCGCCGACATGATCAAGGGCAAGCAGGGTCGCTTCCGCCAGAACCTGCTCGGCAAGCGGGTGGACTACTCCGGTCGCTCGGTGATCGTGGTCGGCCCGACCCTGCGCCTGCATCAGTGCGGCCTGCCGAAGAAGATGGCGCTGGAGCTGTTCAAGCCGTTCATCTTCGCCAAGCTGCAGGCGCGTGGCGAAGCCACCACCATCAAGGCGGCGAAGAAGCTGGTCGAACGCGAAGAAGCCCAGGTGTGGGACATCCTCGAAGAGGTGATCCGCGAACATCCGGTGCTGCTGAACCGTGCGCCGACCCTGCATCGCCTCGGTATCCAGGCGTTCGAGCCTAAGCTCATCGAAGGCAAGGCGATCCAGCTGCACCCGCTCGTCTGTACGGCCTTCAACGCCGACTTCGACGGCGACCAGATGGCTGTCCACGTGCCGCTGTCGATCGAGGCGCAGCTGGAAGCGCGCACGCTGATGATGTCGTCCAACAACATCCTCAGCCCCGCCAACGGCGAGCCGATCATCGTGCCGACCCAGGACGTGGTGCTGGGTCTGTACTACATGACCCGCGAGCTGATCAACGTCAAGGGCACCGGCATGGTGTTCTCCGGCATTGCCGAGGCACGCCGCGCCTATGACAACCGTGCAGTCGAACTGCACGCCAAGGTCAAGGTGCGCCTGAAGCTGGTGCACATCGCCGAAGACGGCACCCGGACCAACGAGACCAAGATCGTCGACACCACCGTCGGCCGGGCGCTGCTGGCGGAAATCCTGCCGGAAGGCCTGCCGTTCGAGCTGGCCAACACCGAGCTGACCAAGAAGAACATCTCGCGCCTGATCAACTCCAGCTACCGTCTGCTGGGCCTGAAAGAGACCGTGGTGTTCGCCGACAAGCTGATGTACACCGGCTATCGTTTCGCGACCCGCGCGGGCATCTCGATCGGCATCGACGACATGCTGATCCCGGCCGAGAAGAAGACCATTCTTGACGAAGCCGAGAAGGAAGTCGTCGAGATCCAGCAGCAGTACCAGTCGGGCCTGGTCACCGCCGGCGAGCGCTACAACAAGGTGGTCGACATCTGGTCGCGCACCAGCGAGCTGGTGGCCAAGGCGATGATCGACGGCATCGGCACCGAGAAGGTCGTCGACGCCGACGGCAAGACGGTCAACCAGAAGTCGATGAACTCGCTGTACATCATGGCCGACTCCGGCGCCCGCGGCTCGGTGGCGCAGATCCGTCAGCTGGCCGGCATGCGCGGCCTGATGGCGCGTCCGGACGGCTCGATCATCGAGACCCCGATCAAGGCCAACTTCCGCGAAGGCCTGAACGTGCTGCAGTACTTCAACTCGACCCACGGCGCCCGCAAGGGCCTGGCGGATACCGCGTTGAAGACCGCCAACTCCGGTTACCTGACCCGTCGCCTGGTCGACGTGGCGCAGGACGTGGTCATCACCATGGACGACTGCGGCACCGAGGACGGCATCATCATGCAGCCGATCGTCGAAGGCGGCGATGTGGTCGAGCCGTTGCGCGAGCGCGTGCTGGGCCGCGTGGTGGTCGAGGACGTCTACGCTCCCGGCGACGACGACCTGCCGATCGTCACCCGCGACACCTTGCTCAACGAAGCCCTGGTCGAGAAGCTCGACAAGGCCGGCGTGCAGATCATCAAGGTGCGTTCGCCCATCACCTGCGAAGCCGCGCATGGCGTGTGCAAGCTGTGCTACGGCCGCGATCTGGCCCGTGGCCATCTGGTCAACATGGGCGAAGCCGTGGGTGTGGTCGCCGCGCAGTCGATCGGCGAGCCGGGCACCCAGCTGACCATGCGTACGTTCCACATCGGTGGTGCGGCTTCGCGTGCGGCGGCGGTGGACAACGTGACGGTGAAGACCACCGGCTCGCTGAAGTACAACAACCTGAAGTCGGTGCAGCACAAGCAGGGGCATCTGGTCGCGGTGTCGCGCTCGGGCGAACTGAGCGTGATCGATTCCAGCGGCCGCGAGCGCGAGCGTTACAAGGTGCCGTACGGCGCCACCATCGCGGTCAAGGACGGTGCGCCGGTCAAGCCGGGCCAAACGGTTGCCAACTGGGATCCGCATACCCATCCGATTGTCACCGAGGTGGCCGGCGTGGTGCGCTTCATCGACTTCCTCGATGGCGTCACCGTGCAGAGCCAGACCGACGAGCTGACCGGCCTGGAATCGGCGGTGGTCACCGATCCGAAGCGTCGCGGTGCACAGGCGAAGGACCTGCGTCCGATCGTGCGCCTGGAAGACGCCAAGGGCCGCGAACTGAAGCTGCCGGGCACCGATATCGCCGCGCAGTACTTCCTGCCGGCCGGTGCGATCGTGTCGATCCAGAACGGTGCCGAAGTGGGCGTGGGCGACGTGGTTGCCCGTATCCCGCAGGAAAGCTCGAAAACCCGCGACATCACCGGTGGTCTGCCGCGCGTGGCCGACCTGTTCGAGGCGCGCAAGCCGAAGGAGCCGGCGATCCTCGCCGAGCGCTCCGGCATCATCAGCTTCGGCAAGGACACCAAGGGCAAGCAGCGCCTGGTCATCAAGGACGTCGACGGCAACGAGCACGAGGAGCTGATTCCGAAGTGGCGTCAGGTCATCGTGTTCGAAGGCGAGCATGTGGAGAAGGGCGAGACCGTCGTCGACGGCGAGCCGAGCCCGCATGACATCCTGCGCCTGCTGGGCGTGGAGCCGCTGGCTTCGTACCTGGTCAAGGAAATCCAGGACGTGTATCGCCTGCAGGGCGTGAAGATCAACGACAAGCACATCGAGGCGATCATTCGCCAGATGCTGCGCAAGGTCGAGATCGTCGAGCCGGGCGACAGCCATTACCTGCGTGGCGAGCAGATCGAGCGCGTGCGTATCAACGGCGAGAATGAGCGCGCGATCGCCAAGGGCGAGCGTCCGGCCGAATACCAGTCGATCCTGCTGGGCATCACCAAGGCGTCGCTGGCAACCGAGTCGTTCATCTCGGCCGCCTCGTTCCAGGAGACCACCCGCGTCCTCACCGAGGCGGCGGTTCGTGGCACGCGCGATACCTTGCGTGGCCTGAAGGAAAATGTTATCGTCGGCCGTCTTATTCCGGCAGGCACGGGCCTGGCGTACCACGCATCGCGTCGTCGCCAAGGCGGTTTGACCGCCACGGAACTGGAGACTCTTTCCAGTTCCGCGCCTGCAGCCTCGTTCGCCGAGGCTCCGGTCGGTAACGAAAACGGTGTCGAGTAA